A single window of Archangium gephyra DNA harbors:
- a CDS encoding ABC transporter permease, which translates to MLRRYLGLLGVQLRASSLLAMQYRGDFVIEGIISLFWTATALAPLFVVYRERESIAGWSFGEALLVIGWFTLLQGILEGAINPSLTGVVEHIRKGTLDFVLLKPADAQFLVSTARFLPWRSINVLAGLGLFVYGFRLIGRAPSPVGVLASLVLLGTSVLLLYSLWILTVSAAFYVVKVDNLTYFFTSIFDAARWPASVFRGALAFVFTFVIPLAVMTTFPAEAMLGRLPWTSLLWAVVGSILFAFLSRRVWLHSIGHYTSASS; encoded by the coding sequence ATGCTGCGGCGCTACCTGGGTCTGCTCGGAGTGCAGCTGAGGGCCTCGAGCCTGTTGGCGATGCAATACCGGGGCGACTTCGTCATCGAGGGCATCATCTCCCTCTTCTGGACGGCCACCGCGCTGGCCCCGTTGTTCGTCGTGTACCGCGAGCGGGAGTCCATCGCCGGGTGGAGCTTCGGCGAGGCCCTGCTGGTCATCGGGTGGTTCACCCTGCTGCAGGGGATTCTGGAGGGGGCCATCAACCCGAGCCTCACGGGCGTGGTGGAGCACATCCGCAAGGGGACGCTGGACTTCGTGCTGCTCAAGCCGGCGGACGCGCAGTTCCTGGTGTCCACGGCGCGCTTCCTGCCCTGGCGCTCCATCAACGTGCTGGCGGGCCTGGGGCTGTTCGTCTACGGCTTCCGCCTGATTGGCCGCGCTCCCTCACCCGTGGGCGTGTTGGCCTCGCTGGTGCTGCTGGGCACGAGCGTGCTGCTGCTCTACTCGCTGTGGATCTTGACGGTGAGCGCGGCCTTCTACGTGGTGAAGGTGGACAACCTCACGTACTTCTTCACGTCCATCTTCGATGCGGCGCGCTGGCCGGCGTCGGTGTTCCGCGGGGCGCTGGCCTTCGTCTTCACCTTCGTGATTCCGCTGGCGGTGATGACGACCTTCCCCGCGGAGGCGATGCTGGGACGGCTGCCGTGGACGTCGCTGCTCTGGGCGGTGGTGGGCTCCATCCTCTTCGCCTTCCTCTCGCGGCGGGTGTGGCTGCACTCGATTGGCCACTACACCTCCGCGAGCAGCTGA
- a CDS encoding ABC transporter permease → MSARSTLRALPTLLRIGVSEAVAYRAEMFVWVLSTTMPLIMMALWTAVAREAPVGAYGSQDFVRYFLAAFVVRQMTGAWAAWMINYEVRQGTLAMRLLRPISPLWGYAAENLGAMPMRLFVVVPIASFAVYTVGWRSVPETVWGWAFFLVSLFGGWLITFLVNVAIGTLSLYMESSTKLMDVWLALFFVCSGYLYPVDLFPPVWRTIIDWLPFRYQIGLPVELMTNAHGFGEALGLLGRQWLWVGLMLVISLGLWNRGLKRFAAFGG, encoded by the coding sequence ATGAGCGCGCGGAGCACACTGCGGGCGCTGCCCACGCTGCTGCGCATCGGCGTCTCCGAGGCGGTGGCCTACCGGGCGGAGATGTTCGTCTGGGTGCTGTCCACCACCATGCCGCTCATCATGATGGCGCTGTGGACGGCGGTGGCGCGGGAGGCGCCGGTGGGCGCGTATGGCTCGCAGGACTTCGTGCGCTACTTCCTGGCGGCCTTCGTGGTGCGGCAGATGACGGGGGCCTGGGCGGCGTGGATGATCAACTACGAGGTGCGCCAGGGCACGCTGGCCATGCGCCTGTTGCGGCCCATCTCGCCGTTGTGGGGCTACGCGGCGGAGAACCTCGGGGCCATGCCCATGCGGCTGTTCGTGGTGGTGCCGATAGCGAGCTTCGCCGTGTACACGGTGGGCTGGCGCTCGGTGCCCGAGACGGTGTGGGGCTGGGCCTTCTTCCTCGTGTCGCTCTTCGGCGGGTGGCTCATCACCTTCCTGGTGAACGTGGCCATCGGCACGCTGAGCCTCTACATGGAGAGCAGCACCAAGCTGATGGACGTGTGGCTGGCGCTCTTCTTCGTGTGCTCGGGCTATCTCTACCCGGTGGACCTCTTCCCGCCCGTGTGGCGGACGATCATCGACTGGCTGCCCTTCCGCTATCAGATTGGCCTGCCGGTGGAGCTGATGACGAACGCGCACGGCTTCGGGGAGGCGCTGGGGTTGCTGGGGCGCCAGTGGCTGTGGGTGGGGTTGATGCTGGTCATCAGCCTGGGACTCTGGAACCGGGGCCTGAAGCGCTTCGCGGCCTTTGGAGGGTGA
- a CDS encoding ABC transporter ATP-binding protein: protein MISVRDLRKHYQVHKRPPGLKAALRSVIHRTYTSVKAVDGISFEIKPGERVGFLGPNGAGKTTTLKVLSGLLHPSSGEVRVDGHVPRHREDAFLKKIMLVMGQKQQLLWDLPPAETFELNRAIYDVPRAQYKQTLDELVTLLELEELIGKPARQLSLGERMKCELAAALIHRPKVLFLDEPTIGLDVSMQATMRTFIKSYNERNGATLILTSHYMDDVAALCPRVIVIDKGLLSYDGGLDALVQRVRPEKRVVLRLNQAVAAESLAPLGKVVTHDNVTAVLQVPQDAVNATVSRALSSLPVQDLTVENAPLEEVMSELFAESKARREKVGT, encoded by the coding sequence CACGTCGGTGAAGGCGGTGGATGGCATCTCCTTCGAGATAAAGCCCGGCGAGCGTGTGGGCTTCCTCGGTCCCAACGGCGCCGGCAAGACCACCACCCTCAAGGTGCTCTCCGGGTTGCTCCACCCGTCGAGCGGTGAAGTGCGGGTGGATGGTCATGTTCCCCGCCACCGCGAGGATGCGTTCCTCAAGAAGATCATGCTGGTGATGGGGCAGAAGCAGCAGCTGCTGTGGGACCTGCCGCCCGCCGAGACGTTCGAGCTCAATCGAGCCATCTACGACGTCCCCCGCGCCCAATACAAGCAGACGCTGGACGAGCTGGTGACGTTGTTGGAGCTGGAGGAGCTCATCGGCAAGCCGGCGAGGCAGCTGTCGCTGGGCGAGCGGATGAAGTGCGAGCTGGCGGCGGCCCTCATCCACCGGCCCAAGGTGCTCTTCCTGGACGAGCCCACCATCGGCCTGGACGTGTCCATGCAGGCCACCATGCGGACCTTCATCAAGTCCTACAACGAGCGCAACGGGGCCACGCTCATCCTCACCAGCCACTACATGGACGACGTGGCGGCGCTGTGCCCGCGCGTCATCGTCATCGACAAGGGGCTGCTGTCGTACGACGGCGGCCTGGACGCGCTGGTGCAGCGGGTGCGGCCGGAGAAGCGGGTGGTGCTGCGCCTCAACCAGGCGGTGGCGGCGGAGAGCCTGGCGCCGCTGGGCAAGGTGGTGACGCACGACAACGTGACGGCGGTGCTCCAGGTGCCGCAGGACGCCGTCAACGCCACCGTGAGCCGGGCCCTCTCCAGCCTGCCGGTGCAGGACCTGACGGTGGAGAACGCGCCGCTGGAGGAGGTCATGAGCGAGCTGTTCGCCGAGAGCAAGGCGCGCCGGGAGAAGGTGGGCACATGA